A section of the Bombus huntii isolate Logan2020A chromosome 5, iyBomHunt1.1, whole genome shotgun sequence genome encodes:
- the LOC126865593 gene encoding uncharacterized protein LOC126865593: protein MRIMSCYLRRFTITALFVLLLFCAVQVFRSELGFSDNDLSNLDKLIHISRLIKESEQSYVGGVVACKLPQLNVSNPEITKFIHDVPPLQCTPENWVILHGSRLIISSRAKKRHGSIICSFSEILRDDDYNVLFEPAVESEDSYVLKHSDFVDIKCESKDGNKWHSIMAGVKDDPKVNEKSKWEYVGNKALKLNVLMFGFDSLSRNTFIRKLPKTYRYLKEYLGALILEGYNIVGDGTPQALIPILTGKIELELPDTRKRMGLKANYVDVYPMIWNQYKENGYITGFMEDVHHIGTFTYRLKGFKKQPTDHYMRTFYLAAAPYFRYYNKYCIGSIPRHMVMLNYIKEIFDVRKHQPKFLFGFHGELSHDSYNDIGVVDEDLHNWLKNLNEFGHLNNTVLIVMSDHGHRFAEIRNTLQGKQEERLPFFSFAFPPWFKRVYPEAYANFLHNTHYLTTPFDVHKTLESILNFEIPKIGDRQQRAISLFDKIPLERTCADAFIEPHWCACLSWQEISVDDDNVIAAAKYFVQFLNVYTENHRNICEELKLKEILWAAKLIPNKDLLKFYKSGDQDGFMGDFSAKTKLTTETYQLKVKTEPGFGLFEASINYDIKKNTFSTKISDVSRINMYGSQARCVENSLFHLRKYCYCKD from the exons ATGAGGATTATGTCATGTTATCTTCGTCGTTTCACAATAACAGCTTTATTTGTCTTACTGCTGTTTTGTGCTGTACAAGTTTTTCGTTCGGAACTGGGATTTAGTGACAATGATTTGTCAAATCTGGATAAACT AATACACATATCTCGGTTAATTAAGGAATCTGAACAATCTTATGTTGg AGGAGTTGTGGCTTGCAAACTACCTCAATTAAATGTTTCTAATCCAGAAATTACTAAATTTATTCATGATGTCCCACCTTTGCAATGTACACCAGAAAATTGGGTTATTCTCCATGGTTCAAGATTAATTATTAGCAGCAGAGCAAAGAAAAGACATGGATCCATAATTTGCTCTTTCAGTG AAATTCTTAGGGATGATGATTACAATGTATTATTCGAACCTGCTGTTGAGTCTGAAGATTCCTATGTTCTCAAACATAGCGATTTTGTTGATATTAAATGTGAATCAAAAGATGGCAATAA ATGGCACAGTATTATGGCCGGAGTGAAGGATGATCCTAAAGTAAACGAGAAAAGTAAATGGGAATATGTTGGAAACAAGGCCCTTAAACTAAATGTACTTATGTTCGGCTTTGATTCTCTATCCAGAAATACATTTATACGCAAATTACCAAAAACATATCGGTATTTAAAAGAATACTTAGGAGCTTTAATACTAGAAGGATACAATATAGTAGGTGATGGAACACCACAAGCTCTTATTCCTATACTTACTGGAAAGATTGAGCTTGAACTTCCAGATACTAGAAAACGCATGGGACTAAAGGCAAACTATGTTGATGTATATCCAATGATATGGAATCAGTACAAAGAAAATGGTTATATAACAGGATTCATGGAGGATGTCCATCATATTGGAACTTTCACATATCGTCTAAAAGGTTTTAAGAAACAACCAACTGATCATTATATGAGAACATTCTATTTAGCTGCTGCACCATATTTTAGATACTACAATAAATATTGCATTGGAAGCATTCCTAGACATATG GTAATGCTGaattatattaaagaaatttttgatgTCCGCAAACATCAACCAAAATTTCTATTTGGTTTTCATGGAGAACTTTCACATGATTCTTATAATGACATAGGTGTAGTAGATGAAGATTTACATAATTGGTTAAAGAACTTAAATGAATTTGgtcatttaaataatacagTATTGATAGTGATGAGTGATCATGGACATAG gTTTGCAGAAATTCGTAACACTCTGCAAGGTAAACAAGAGGAAAGATTACCATTTTTTTCGTTTGCTTTTCCCCCTTGGTTTAAAAGAGTTTATCCAGAAGCTTATGCcaattttttacataatacacATTATTTAACGACACCGTTTGATGTTCACAAAACATTAGAAAGCatattgaattttgaaataCCAAAAATTGGAGACCGTCAGCAAAGAGCCATTAGTTTATTTGATAAG ATACCGTTAGAGAGAACGTGTGCAGATGCATTTATAGAACCACATTGGTGTGCATGCCTGAGTTGGCAAGAAATTTCAGTTGATGATGATAACGTGATTGCTGCAGCCAAGTATTTTGTCCAATTTCTTAATGTTTATACAGAAAATCATCGCAACATATGTGAAGAgttgaaattaaaagagaTATTGTGGGCTGCTAAACTTATACCTAATAAAG ATTTACTGAAATTCTACAAATCAGGAGATCAAGATGGTTTCATGGGAGACTTTAGTGcaaaaacaaaattaactACTGAAACTTATCAGTTGAAAGTAAAAACAGAGCCAGGATTTGGTTTATTTGAAGCCAGTATTAATTATGATATAAAGAAAAACACTTTTTCAACCAAA ATTTCAGATGTTAGTAGGATCAATATGTATGGATCTCAGGCAAGATGTGTAGaaaattcattatttcatttacGAAAATACTGTTATTGTAAGGATTAA
- the LOC126865602 gene encoding cilia- and flagella-associated protein 300-like, producing the protein MEIKPSYTFVPLAQKNFVGINDKTIQEFLSKWGIRGNFIIQHFTFNEPFQQYHKYHLAEAFFQDNIVTKELLTKQGNYWLKQGIVASSVEIKPIPCSVLNMTFFNKLKDPKNGVVHKSGIICKRYDMEIENFLISDNLRAMLLDEECPEYNLYLKDEREEFIFHIFQMLVLGGILCQYEDVLNPYLEVTKAIYKDLVRVQMNKDADLSISTIVLQIVAKDNRGQAYFPHDPHHKQNIGFLLIDGTTHEITTFLHQFGEYCLLQ; encoded by the exons ATGGAGATTAAACCCAGTTATACATTTGTACCTCTtgcacaaaagaattttgttgGAATAAATGACAAAACGATTCAGGAATTTCTTTCCAAATG GGGAATAAgaggaaattttattattcaacatTTTACATTCAATGAACCCTTTCAACAATATCATAAATACCATTTGGCTGAA GCTTTCTTTCAAGATAATATTGTAACTAAGGAATTATTAACAAAACAAGGAAATTATTGGTTAAAACAAG GCATAGTAGCATCAAGTGTAGAAATAAAGCCAATTCCTTGTTCTGTTCTAAACATGACTTTTTTTAACAAACTAAAAGATCCCAAAAATGGAGTTGTACATAAGTCTGGAATTATTTGCAAAAGATATGAtatggaaatagaaaattttttgaTCTCTGATAATCTTAGAGCG atGTTATTAGATGAAGAATGTccagaatataatttatatttaaaagatGAACGCgaagaatttatatttcatatttttcaaatgCTTGTTCTTGGTGGAATATTGTGTCAATATGAGGATGTTTTAAATCCATACTTAGAAGTGACAAAGGCCATTTATAAAGATTTAGTAAG AGTACAAATGAATAAAGATGCAGACTTGTCAATCAGTACAATAGTTCTACAAATAGTGGCTAAAGATAACAGAGGACAAGCTTATTTTCCACATGATCCACATCATAAGCAAAACATAGGATTTCTGTTAATTGATGGTACTACTCACGAGATTACAACATTCTTACATCAGTTTGGAGAATATTGTCTTTTACAATGA